The following coding sequences lie in one Enterococcus sp. 9E7_DIV0242 genomic window:
- a CDS encoding DNA adenine methylase yields MKRILNYPGSKWRLADIIIENIPPHTTYLEPFFGSGAVFFSKDRSQIETINDLNERVYNFFKVCREQPEQLAKLTYLTPHSRQEQQLSDKDGGSELERARKFLVQSWQTVGGVQRHKSGWRSNIDKIGGKLHEWNEIPERIMEVADRLKDAQIENQDAVKLLQRYSRKDVFAYVDPPYLLSTRKCRYYETDMEDEQQPELLEVLRDFEGKFILSGYANELYDEILKDCYKVYINAQAEGGQSRTEVLWMNYEPSGQMTLL; encoded by the coding sequence ATGAAACGAATACTAAACTATCCAGGTAGCAAATGGCGGCTCGCTGATATCATCATAGAAAATATTCCACCACACACAACTTACCTTGAACCGTTTTTCGGCAGTGGCGCAGTGTTCTTCTCAAAGGACCGATCGCAGATTGAAACAATCAACGACTTGAATGAACGAGTGTATAACTTTTTCAAGGTTTGTAGAGAGCAACCGGAGCAGTTGGCGAAACTTACCTACCTCACACCACATAGCAGACAAGAACAACAATTGAGCGATAAAGATGGCGGAAGTGAATTAGAAAGGGCTAGAAAGTTCCTAGTTCAATCATGGCAGACTGTCGGAGGAGTTCAGAGGCATAAGAGCGGTTGGCGTTCAAACATTGACAAGATCGGCGGTAAACTCCACGAATGGAATGAGATACCGGAAAGAATCATGGAAGTAGCTGACCGACTAAAAGATGCACAGATAGAAAATCAAGATGCAGTCAAACTGCTACAGCGTTACAGTAGAAAAGACGTTTTCGCATATGTTGATCCACCTTATCTGCTTTCAACCCGTAAATGTCGATATTATGAAACTGACATGGAAGACGAGCAGCAACCAGAACTTTTAGAAGTCCTTAGAGATTTTGAAGGAAAGTTTATTCTTTCCGGCTATGCCAACGAACTGTATGACGAGATATTGAAAGACTGCTATAAAGTCTATATCAATGCTCAGGCAGAAGGTGGCCAGAGTCGCACAGAAGTCTTATGGATGAACTACGAGCCAAGCGGTCAAATGACTTTGCTATAA
- a CDS encoding transcriptional regulator, with protein MRKSTFNYIKDILADYPETDEHIRKREEELRYPYRESDINRDIKGTKASYDVQDNLMITIEQDKRLAGLERNKRAVADTLEEFDKDTEVIIRELYMKKRPKYTMQGLVVNGLIYCSRRKAFDLRDDFFKEVASKLNLNM; from the coding sequence TTGAGAAAATCAACGTTTAATTATATCAAGGATATCCTAGCGGATTATCCGGAGACAGACGAACATATTCGAAAACGTGAAGAAGAACTACGTTATCCATATCGTGAGTCTGACATCAATAGAGACATCAAGGGAACAAAAGCCAGTTATGATGTTCAAGATAATCTGATGATTACGATTGAGCAGGATAAGAGATTGGCAGGCCTTGAGAGGAACAAGAGAGCCGTTGCTGATACCTTAGAAGAGTTTGATAAGGACACAGAAGTGATTATTAGAGAGTTGTACATGAAGAAACGCCCGAAATATACAATGCAAGGATTGGTTGTGAATGGGTTGATATACTGCAGTAGGAGAAAAGCATTCGATTTAAGAGATGACTTCTTTAAAGAAGTAGCAAGCAAACTTAATTTAAATATGTAA
- a CDS encoding HNH endonuclease has product MTARADRQGPHRVAFEKNKKRLLKTENTCGICGHPIDKRLKSPDPMSAVVDHIVPVSKGGHPSDIANLQLAHWTCNRQKSDKLFNNKQQEQQGTKVLGNRNLPQSIDWSSYSS; this is encoded by the coding sequence ATGACAGCAAGAGCAGATAGACAAGGACCGCACAGAGTAGCCTTTGAGAAGAATAAGAAGAGACTACTCAAGACAGAGAACACCTGTGGTATATGTGGGCACCCAATAGATAAACGATTGAAGTCTCCTGATCCAATGTCAGCGGTGGTCGATCATATAGTACCAGTCAGCAAAGGTGGGCATCCATCGGACATTGCTAACCTGCAGCTCGCTCATTGGACATGCAACAGACAGAAGTCTGACAAACTATTCAACAACAAGCAACAAGAACAACAAGGAACAAAAGTATTAGGTAATAGGAACTTACCACAATCAATTGATTGGTCTTCTTATTCATCGTAG
- a CDS encoding phage portal protein, with protein sequence MEEKGIGYLRTKLNSRKKRVDMRYEQYAMKYTDPLMGVTIPEEIRIRYRSILGWCAKGVDSLADRLVFREFTNDDFMVNEIFQDNNPDVFFDSVVLSALIASCSFVYISQGEDGNVRLQVIEASNATGIIDPITGLLTEGYAVLDRDDKGAPISEAHFLPGKTIYYIDDKEASTIESNVPHPLLVPIIHRPDAVRPFGRSRITRAGMYYQRYAKRTLERADITAEFYSFPQKWVVGLSSESEPLDSWRATVTSMLQFTQDENGESPKLGQFTTSSMTPFTEQLKTAAAGFAGEAGLTLDDLGFVSDNPSSVEAIKASHENLRLAGRKAQRSLGSGLLNVAYIAACLRDDHPFARSQFMNTKPKWEPLFEADANTLGLVGDGAVKLNQAVPGYVNGETIRDLTGLKGADG encoded by the coding sequence GTGGAAGAAAAAGGTATTGGATATCTAAGAACAAAGCTGAATTCACGCAAAAAAAGAGTGGATATGCGTTATGAGCAATACGCTATGAAATACACTGATCCATTAATGGGCGTTACTATTCCCGAAGAAATAAGAATACGCTATCGATCGATTTTAGGTTGGTGTGCTAAAGGCGTAGACAGCTTAGCGGATCGTTTGGTATTTCGTGAATTTACGAATGACGATTTTATGGTAAATGAAATTTTCCAAGATAATAACCCGGACGTATTTTTTGACAGTGTTGTTCTATCTGCGCTAATCGCTTCTTGTAGTTTTGTCTATATCTCACAAGGAGAAGATGGCAACGTAAGGCTGCAAGTCATCGAAGCAAGCAATGCGACTGGGATAATTGATCCTATCACGGGGCTGTTAACAGAAGGTTATGCTGTATTGGATAGAGATGACAAAGGAGCGCCAATTTCGGAAGCGCATTTTTTACCCGGAAAGACAATTTATTACATTGACGATAAAGAGGCTTCAACAATCGAAAGCAACGTTCCGCATCCGCTGCTAGTGCCTATCATTCATCGCCCGGATGCAGTTAGACCTTTTGGGCGTTCTCGCATTACACGAGCCGGGATGTACTATCAACGCTATGCTAAACGAACGTTAGAGCGCGCAGATATCACAGCAGAATTTTACTCGTTTCCGCAAAAATGGGTAGTCGGGTTGAGTAGTGAGTCTGAGCCATTGGATAGTTGGAGAGCTACAGTTACAAGTATGCTGCAGTTTACCCAAGACGAGAACGGGGAATCTCCGAAGTTAGGACAGTTCACAACGTCAAGCATGACACCATTTACCGAGCAATTAAAGACTGCTGCTGCTGGGTTTGCAGGAGAAGCAGGGCTAACATTAGATGACTTGGGGTTTGTGTCTGACAATCCGTCCAGCGTTGAAGCAATCAAGGCGAGTCATGAGAATTTACGACTTGCCGGACGGAAAGCACAACGTAGTCTAGGTTCCGGTTTATTGAATGTCGCCTATATAGCAGCTTGCTTAAGAGATGACCACCCATTTGCAAGAAGCCAATTTATGAATACAAAGCCGAAATGGGAGCCTCTTTTTGAAGCAGACGCGAATACATTAGGTCTTGTTGGAGATGGAGCAGTCAAACTTAATCAAGCTGTTCCGGGGTATGTAAATGGCGAGACAATTAGAGACCTAACAGGGTTGAAAGGAGCTGATGGTTAA
- a CDS encoding DEAD/DEAH box helicase family protein, translating to MTTKVRFGNQHPTQSVIIPYEHSLCQKAIGYYEKTGRKCYEWQLNLLEPIMAIDDDGLWVHQKYGFSIPRRNGKTEIVYMVELWALEEGLNTLHTAHRISTSHSSFEKMKKYLEDMGYVEGEDFNSIKAKGQERLELYKSGGVIQFRTRTSSGGLGEGFDLLVIDEAQEYTTEQESALKYTVTDSDNPMTIMCGTPPTPVSSGTVFTSYREKILFGQGKYSGWAEWSVDEEKDINDIEAWYNSNPSMGYHLNERKIEAELGEDKLDHNVQRLGYWPKYNQKSAISETEWQALKVKALPSLKGPLHVGIKYGNDGANVSMSIAVRTLSGKIFVESIDCQSVRNGNQWIINFLKNADVASVAIDGAAGQNILSSEMKDFKLKPPILPKVSEIIAANSAWEQGIFQKGICHTDQPSLTAVVTNSEKRNIGTNGGFGYKSQFDDMDISLMDSALLAHWACSNVKPKKKQQVRY from the coding sequence ATGACTACTAAAGTGCGATTTGGTAATCAGCATCCTACTCAATCGGTAATTATTCCATACGAACACAGTCTATGTCAAAAAGCGATAGGCTATTATGAAAAAACTGGTCGTAAATGTTACGAGTGGCAGCTAAATTTATTAGAACCTATTATGGCAATTGATGACGACGGCTTGTGGGTACACCAAAAATACGGTTTTTCAATTCCGCGGCGAAATGGTAAAACAGAAATAGTATATATGGTTGAACTTTGGGCACTAGAAGAGGGATTAAACACTCTGCATACAGCGCACAGAATTAGCACGTCTCATTCTTCATTCGAAAAGATGAAAAAGTATCTTGAAGATATGGGCTATGTCGAAGGCGAGGATTTTAATTCTATAAAAGCCAAAGGGCAGGAACGCTTAGAACTGTATAAGAGCGGAGGGGTTATCCAATTCCGTACTAGAACATCATCAGGTGGGCTGGGTGAAGGATTTGATTTGCTAGTTATTGACGAAGCTCAAGAGTACACAACAGAGCAAGAATCAGCGTTGAAGTACACGGTCACTGATAGCGACAATCCTATGACGATCATGTGTGGTACACCACCGACACCAGTTTCTAGTGGAACTGTATTTACTAGTTATCGGGAAAAAATCCTGTTTGGGCAGGGGAAATATTCTGGTTGGGCTGAATGGTCAGTTGATGAAGAAAAAGACATTAATGATATAGAAGCTTGGTACAACTCTAATCCATCGATGGGCTATCATTTAAATGAACGTAAGATAGAGGCGGAGCTAGGCGAGGATAAGCTTGATCATAACGTTCAACGTCTTGGTTATTGGCCTAAATACAATCAAAAATCAGCTATTTCAGAAACTGAGTGGCAAGCGTTGAAAGTTAAAGCTTTGCCAAGCTTAAAAGGTCCATTGCATGTTGGTATAAAGTACGGTAACGATGGCGCGAATGTTTCTATGAGCATTGCGGTGCGTACCCTGTCAGGAAAAATCTTTGTTGAATCGATCGATTGTCAATCTGTACGGAATGGGAATCAATGGATCATTAACTTTCTAAAAAATGCAGATGTTGCGAGTGTGGCGATTGACGGAGCGGCTGGACAAAACATTCTTTCAAGTGAAATGAAAGATTTTAAACTGAAACCGCCGATTTTACCAAAAGTTTCAGAAATCATCGCTGCAAACTCAGCATGGGAGCAGGGAATATTCCAAAAGGGTATCTGTCACACGGATCAACCGTCGCTCACTGCAGTAGTAACCAACTCCGAAAAACGAAACATTGGTACGAACGGCGGTTTTGGGTATAAGTCACAGTTTGATGATATGGACATTAGTTTAATGGATAGTGCTTTATTAGCACATTGGGCTTGCAGCAATGTTAAGCCTAAGAAAAAACAACAAGTTAGGTATTAA
- a CDS encoding capsid assembly scaffolding protein Gp46 family protein, with protein sequence MSEFKAIETQEELDRIIQDRLTRQKESLEKQFSDYEEIKTRNADLEKQVGTLQTAIEESKTSAADYDKQLSELNGKLAGYETANLRTKIALQNGLPFDLADRLVGDNEETLKADAERLAAFVKPKNAVPPLKNTEKPLGDEKDNAYKSLINNLNTEGE encoded by the coding sequence ATGTCAGAATTTAAAGCAATTGAAACGCAAGAGGAACTGGACCGAATTATCCAGGACAGATTGACTCGTCAAAAGGAATCATTAGAAAAACAATTTTCCGATTACGAGGAAATCAAAACACGCAATGCGGATTTAGAAAAACAGGTTGGTACATTGCAAACGGCTATTGAAGAATCGAAAACAAGCGCTGCAGATTACGACAAACAATTGAGCGAATTGAACGGGAAACTTGCTGGCTATGAAACAGCAAATTTACGCACAAAAATCGCTTTGCAGAACGGTTTGCCGTTTGATTTAGCAGATAGACTCGTTGGAGATAACGAAGAAACTTTAAAAGCGGATGCTGAGCGACTGGCCGCATTCGTTAAGCCAAAAAACGCAGTACCACCATTGAAAAACACCGAGAAACCTTTAGGCGATGAGAAAGACAATGCCTATAAATCATTAATAAACAATTTAAACACAGAAGGAGAGTAA
- a CDS encoding phage major capsid protein — MTLSRGSLFEPELVTDLINKVKGKSSLAILSQQEAIPFDGKTEFIFTMDSEIDIVAENGKKTHGGVSIAPVKMVPIKVEYGARVSDEFIYSSEEKKIDVIKSFNEGYAKKLARGIDLMAFHGINPRSGAASTVIGTNHFDSKVTQTVEFSQADPDANIEAAVSMIQGEEGVVTGLAADPAFSAALAAMRTGGDTNIRLFPELAWGANPGSINGLKADINNTVSGGTSDVAIIGDFVNYFQWGFAKEIPLEVIKYGDPDNSGQDLKGYNQVYLRSETFLGWGILDETSFARIIKPAAGGN, encoded by the coding sequence ATGACATTATCAAGAGGTAGTCTATTTGAACCGGAATTAGTAACAGATTTGATTAACAAGGTAAAGGGAAAAAGTTCTTTAGCCATTCTATCGCAACAAGAGGCAATCCCATTTGATGGAAAAACAGAGTTTATTTTCACAATGGATTCTGAAATCGATATTGTGGCAGAAAATGGGAAGAAAACACACGGCGGCGTGTCAATCGCACCCGTTAAAATGGTGCCTATCAAGGTAGAGTATGGCGCACGTGTTTCTGACGAGTTTATTTATTCCTCAGAAGAAAAGAAAATTGATGTAATCAAATCATTTAACGAAGGTTATGCTAAGAAATTAGCGCGTGGTATTGATTTAATGGCGTTTCATGGGATTAATCCACGTAGCGGCGCAGCATCAACTGTAATCGGAACAAATCACTTTGACAGCAAGGTAACTCAGACAGTCGAATTTTCACAAGCTGATCCAGACGCAAATATCGAAGCTGCAGTATCGATGATTCAAGGAGAGGAAGGCGTAGTTACTGGTTTAGCTGCCGATCCTGCTTTTTCTGCTGCACTTGCTGCAATGCGCACTGGGGGCGATACGAATATTCGTTTATTCCCTGAGCTGGCTTGGGGCGCTAATCCGGGTTCTATCAATGGACTAAAAGCGGATATTAACAACACTGTATCTGGTGGCACAAGTGATGTTGCGATTATTGGGGATTTCGTTAATTATTTCCAATGGGGATTTGCAAAAGAAATTCCGTTAGAAGTCATCAAGTACGGCGATCCGGATAACAGCGGACAAGACTTGAAAGGGTACAACCAGGTTTATCTGCGCTCAGAAACATTCTTAGGATGGGGAATTTTAGACGAAACCTCATTTGCTCGTATCATTAAACCAGCTGCAGGAGGTAATTAA
- a CDS encoding phage Gp19/Gp15/Gp42 family protein, which produces MSDFATLDDIEKLWRPLKADEKERAGALLSVISDSLREEAFKVGRDLDEMVKERPSFANVVRSVTVDVVARTLMTSTDQEPMTQFAEGALGYSVSGSYLVPGGGLFIKTSELNRLGLRRQRYGVIDFYGKD; this is translated from the coding sequence ATGAGTGATTTTGCTACATTGGACGATATAGAAAAATTGTGGCGGCCGCTAAAAGCTGACGAAAAGGAAAGGGCAGGAGCGTTGCTTTCTGTCATTTCCGACTCGTTACGCGAGGAAGCTTTCAAAGTCGGCAGAGATTTAGACGAGATGGTAAAGGAACGTCCTTCATTTGCTAATGTCGTGCGATCTGTGACCGTTGATGTGGTCGCGCGAACACTTATGACCTCAACTGATCAAGAGCCTATGACACAGTTCGCAGAGGGCGCATTAGGCTATAGTGTTTCAGGTTCTTATCTAGTACCCGGCGGTGGCTTGTTTATAAAGACTTCTGAACTTAATCGTTTAGGGCTACGCCGTCAACGATATGGAGTGATTGATTTTTATGGGAAAGATTAA
- a CDS encoding phage tail protein has protein sequence MAKAENVSTAKPKIGGAIYSAPLGTKLPTTAIAELDAAFKSLGYVSEDGLTNANSMSSEDIKAWGGDIVASVETEKTDTFTYTLIESTNVDVLKEVYGNDNVTGDLDTGIAIKANSITLEEHIIVVDMVLKGGVLKRIVVPNGKVSELGEITYTDTDAVGYETTLKAIADNAGNTHYDYMQKPTPS, from the coding sequence ATGGCAAAAGCAGAAAATGTTTCGACAGCAAAACCTAAAATTGGAGGGGCTATCTATTCCGCGCCACTAGGAACAAAATTACCAACGACGGCAATCGCTGAGTTAGATGCGGCATTCAAGAGCCTGGGTTATGTCTCAGAAGACGGATTGACAAATGCTAACTCAATGTCTAGTGAAGATATCAAAGCATGGGGCGGCGATATCGTCGCTTCTGTAGAAACGGAGAAAACAGACACATTCACTTATACTTTGATTGAGTCCACAAACGTTGATGTACTGAAAGAAGTGTACGGAAATGATAACGTGACGGGAGACTTAGATACAGGGATTGCAATTAAAGCAAATTCTATTACGTTAGAGGAACATATAATTGTTGTCGATATGGTTTTAAAGGGCGGAGTCTTGAAGCGAATTGTTGTTCCTAACGGAAAAGTATCCGAACTGGGAGAGATTACGTATACAGATACTGACGCTGTAGGATATGAAACAACTTTAAAAGCTATTGCAGATAACGCTGGGAACACGCATTACGATTACATGCAAAAGCCTACACCCAGTTAA
- a CDS encoding DUF5361 domain-containing protein, whose translation MNNQIVPLETTLLAGIADRLSVLVWSETKDGQRGKNKPKFILDSLSGKPPVKKEEIVFNSSEEFEKTRRKLLEGID comes from the coding sequence ATGAATAATCAAATAGTTCCTTTAGAAACTACATTGTTGGCTGGTATCGCTGATAGGTTGAGTGTGCTCGTATGGTCGGAAACTAAAGACGGCCAAAGAGGAAAGAACAAACCGAAATTCATTTTAGATTCACTTAGCGGAAAACCACCAGTCAAAAAAGAAGAAATCGTATTTAACTCTAGCGAGGAATTTGAAAAGACAAGACGAAAATTATTAGAAGGTATAGATTAG
- a CDS encoding phage tail protein: MATELGKAYVQIVPSARGLSGALRGQLDPEAESAGQSAGLKIGTGLKVAAVAAVAAVGATLGKVISSSLSEGANLQQSLGGIETLFKGSANKVIKYADEAYRTAGLSANDYMESVTSFSASLLQSMGGDTEAAADKANMALIDMSDNANKMGTSMQDIQNAYQGFAKQNYTMLDNLKLGYGGTKTEMERLLADAEKLTGIKYDINNLADVYDAIHAVQEELDITGTTAKEAAETFSGSFAAMKSAFSNVLGNLALGRDITPSLQALAETTSTFLLGNFFPMVGNILSTLPSAIGTFISASAPMIGEAFDSLLASLNIDIPIFDTIETALKKVGLVIETFKTWTNLFDNTKGSVFDLRDSFTELMPMSLYADIADLAYEFGEMVMKFQEGMATVASDLASLGASIVSGLGNAFATIAPVFISSFGKILSQIPGLLSTVITSITPIVDMIGEAITRLDFSGIQAFAEAVIPAVTAAFETMMTIVRPAIDQLIESFVNMWNAAQPFISALAELLMPVLQIVASFLGGVFKGVLMGVSAVFDMIAVAVQFLTPVVQFLVGVFQACLPVFQTIAEWVGVVIGLFANLGSVGSGLSGMLSSAWTNIQSAISTAGTIISGVINGIKTFFSSLGSAGSVLSGLISNIWGVIQSVISAAGSVIQGVLTAVGSGFSGMGSVVSSVGSQVQGVINSIKNLFNSLRNIDISGAGKAIMDGFLGGLKGAWGAVTDFVGGIADWIAKNKGPISYDKKLLIPAGNAIMAGLNKGLQEEFKVVKSTVSNMANELGDSFDMSDNFDSFSDIDTQRSIMYDISKGFERDKASLIDDKVDKQPIEIKVPVYLYPGATKEIGYATAPHVLEANKNREYIVNAVRGGA, translated from the coding sequence ATGGCAACAGAACTAGGAAAAGCATATGTTCAAATTGTACCCTCAGCTCGTGGCTTGTCAGGAGCGCTTAGGGGTCAACTTGATCCAGAGGCAGAATCAGCAGGACAATCAGCTGGTTTAAAAATAGGTACTGGTTTGAAAGTTGCTGCCGTCGCTGCTGTCGCCGCAGTAGGTGCAACTTTAGGGAAGGTCATTTCTTCATCACTTTCAGAAGGGGCCAACCTCCAACAATCGCTTGGTGGTATTGAAACGCTGTTTAAAGGTAGTGCTAATAAAGTTATCAAATATGCAGATGAAGCATACCGTACTGCAGGCCTATCAGCTAATGACTACATGGAGAGCGTGACCAGCTTCTCAGCAAGTTTGTTACAGTCTATGGGCGGAGACACAGAAGCTGCAGCAGACAAAGCAAACATGGCGTTAATTGATATGTCAGATAACGCAAATAAAATGGGAACGAGTATGCAAGATATACAAAACGCTTATCAAGGATTTGCAAAGCAAAACTATACAATGCTTGATAACTTGAAACTTGGTTACGGTGGTACTAAAACCGAGATGGAAAGATTACTGGCGGATGCTGAAAAGCTAACCGGTATAAAGTACGATATTAACAACCTTGCGGACGTGTACGATGCGATTCATGCCGTTCAGGAAGAACTCGATATAACAGGAACAACAGCCAAAGAAGCAGCAGAAACATTCAGTGGTTCCTTTGCAGCAATGAAATCAGCATTCTCTAACGTATTGGGTAACTTGGCACTAGGAAGAGACATAACACCTTCTTTGCAAGCTTTAGCAGAAACAACCTCTACTTTTCTACTTGGAAATTTCTTTCCGATGGTAGGGAACATACTATCTACATTACCTAGTGCAATTGGTACTTTTATATCAGCGTCAGCCCCGATGATTGGGGAAGCATTTGACAGTCTATTAGCTAGTTTAAATATTGATATACCTATTTTTGACACGATAGAAACCGCACTAAAAAAAGTAGGTCTAGTTATAGAAACGTTTAAGACTTGGACAAATTTGTTCGACAATACAAAAGGAAGCGTGTTTGATTTAAGAGATTCATTTACGGAATTAATGCCTATGTCATTATATGCTGATATAGCAGATTTAGCGTATGAATTTGGAGAAATGGTCATGAAATTCCAAGAGGGCATGGCTACTGTTGCGTCTGATTTGGCAAGCTTGGGGGCTTCAATTGTTTCAGGGTTGGGCAATGCCTTTGCAACAATAGCCCCTGTTTTTATAAGTAGTTTCGGGAAAATATTGTCACAAATACCGGGATTATTAAGTACAGTAATAACTTCCATAACTCCTATTGTTGATATGATAGGCGAAGCAATTACAAGGCTGGATTTTAGCGGTATACAGGCATTTGCAGAAGCAGTAATACCAGCTGTAACTGCCGCATTTGAAACGATGATGACGATTGTGCGACCTGCAATTGATCAACTCATAGAATCATTTGTTAATATGTGGAACGCGGCACAACCATTCATTTCTGCGCTTGCTGAGCTATTAATGCCTGTATTGCAGATAGTGGCTTCATTCTTGGGTGGAGTGTTTAAAGGGGTGCTAATGGGTGTCTCAGCGGTATTTGATATGATTGCTGTTGCAGTTCAGTTCCTTACTCCGGTCGTACAATTCTTGGTAGGTGTGTTTCAAGCTTGCTTACCTGTCTTTCAAACGATTGCGGAATGGGTCGGTGTTGTTATCGGTCTTTTTGCTAATCTAGGATCGGTCGGGAGTGGTTTGAGCGGGATGTTATCAAGCGCTTGGACCAACATACAATCAGCTATATCTACAGCAGGAACAATTATTTCTGGTGTAATCAACGGGATTAAAACTTTCTTTAGCTCGCTTGGAAGTGCAGGCAGTGTATTAAGCGGCCTCATTTCAAATATTTGGGGCGTTATTCAATCAGTCATTTCGGCTGCCGGAAGCGTAATACAGGGAGTTCTAACTGCTGTCGGAAGTGGATTTTCAGGTATGGGAAGCGTGGTATCTAGCGTAGGCTCTCAAGTGCAAGGAGTAATCAATAGTATAAAGAATTTATTTAACAGCTTGAGAAATATAGATATCAGTGGTGCAGGTAAAGCAATCATGGATGGGTTCCTAGGCGGACTGAAAGGCGCTTGGGGAGCTGTTACTGATTTTGTCGGTGGTATTGCTGACTGGATCGCAAAAAACAAAGGTCCTATCTCCTATGATAAGAAATTGTTGATTCCTGCTGGTAATGCAATAATGGCCGGATTAAACAAAGGACTACAAGAGGAGTTTAAGGTAGTCAAATCAACCGTCTCAAACATGGCAAACGAGCTAGGAGATAGCTTTGATATGTCGGATAATTTCGATTCTTTTAGTGACATAGATACTCAAAGAAGTATTATGTATGACATTTCAAAAGGATTTGAAAGAGACAAAGCTTCTCTAATTGATGACAAAGTAGACAAGCAACCGATAGAAATTAAAGTGCCTGTATATCTTTATCCGGGAGCGACAAAAGAAATCGGCTATGCTACAGCGCCGCACGTTTTAGAAGCGAACAAAAACAGAGAGTATATTGTTAATGCAGTGAGAGGTGGGGCTTAA